A region from the Halobellus litoreus genome encodes:
- a CDS encoding prenyltransferase, which yields MAQGYRRDGPAHRLRYLLTLSRPRFWLYLAGPVAVGVTFAATTTADLFTPVTLGLFAYFLLPANVFLYGVNDVFDADVDTANPKKEDKEARWQGDPVVAVAIAAATFLGAGTFALAPPVAWPYLVGFFLLGFQYSAPPLRFKTTPFLDSVSNGLYILPGAVGYAAVSGSHPPLAALAGAWLWTMGMHTFSAIPDIEPDRAAGIRTTATFLGERRTFLYCLACWLAAAVVFALVDFRIGLLLVAYPMLVFGIRRSDVDVERAYWWYPILNTAVGTLLTLGGLWRLLYA from the coding sequence ATGGCGCAGGGATATCGAAGGGACGGGCCGGCACACCGACTCCGCTATCTGCTGACGCTGTCGCGACCGCGCTTCTGGCTCTATCTGGCCGGCCCCGTCGCCGTCGGCGTGACGTTCGCGGCGACGACGACGGCGGACCTGTTCACGCCGGTGACGCTCGGCCTGTTCGCGTACTTCCTGCTCCCGGCGAACGTCTTTCTGTACGGCGTCAACGACGTCTTCGACGCCGACGTCGACACCGCGAACCCGAAGAAGGAAGACAAGGAGGCCCGGTGGCAGGGGGACCCGGTCGTCGCCGTCGCCATCGCGGCCGCGACGTTCCTCGGCGCCGGCACGTTCGCGCTGGCCCCGCCCGTGGCGTGGCCGTACCTCGTCGGGTTCTTCCTCCTCGGCTTCCAGTACTCGGCGCCGCCGCTGCGGTTCAAGACCACGCCGTTCCTGGACTCCGTCTCGAACGGGCTGTACATCCTCCCCGGGGCCGTCGGCTACGCCGCCGTCTCGGGGTCGCATCCGCCGCTCGCGGCGCTCGCCGGCGCGTGGCTCTGGACGATGGGGATGCACACGTTCTCGGCGATCCCCGACATCGAACCCGACAGGGCGGCCGGCATCCGCACGACGGCGACGTTCCTCGGCGAGCGGCGGACGTTCCTGTACTGTCTCGCCTGTTGGCTCGCCGCTGCCGTCGTCTTCGCGCTCGTCGATTTCCGGATCGGCCTCCTGCTCGTCGCCTATCCGATGCTCGTGTTCGGGATCCGCCGCTCGGACGTCGACGTCGAGCGCGCCTACTGGTGGTACCCGATTCTCAACACCGCCGTGGGCACGCTCCTGACGCTCGGCGGACTCTGGAGGCTCCTGTATGCGTGA
- a CDS encoding phytoene desaturase family protein yields the protein MDALPDFRSLDGADVVVVGGGFGGLSTACYLAGAGADVTLLEKNGQLGGRASRLEVDGFRFDMGPSWYLMPDVFERFFGHFGREPADYYDLTRLDPHYRIFFKDGDRVDMVPDLEQNRRTFESYEPGAAERFDDYLAKSKQNYEVGMEHFVYEDRTSISDFLDWNVAKNARGLSLIGSMQSHVEKYFEHPKLQQIMQYTLVFLGGAPTNTPALYNLMSHVDFNMGVYYPEGGLGGVVDGIAELGEELGVDFRTDAPVSEITGREGAFATRTAAGEEFYSDYVVSDADYRHTEMELLPPEKRQYDEDYWESRTYAPSAFLLYLGVEGDVDPLEHHTLVLPTDWDEHFERIFDDPAWPEDPAYYLCVPSETDDSVAPEGHSNLFALVPIAAGLEDTPELRAEFRDRVLDDIEANTGVELRDRIVVEESFCVNDFAERYNSTKGTALGLAHTLRQTALFRPPHRSEAVEGLYFTGSFTTPGIGVPMCLISGQLTVEAMAERAE from the coding sequence ATGGACGCTCTCCCGGACTTTCGCTCCCTCGACGGCGCGGACGTCGTCGTCGTCGGTGGCGGTTTCGGCGGCCTCTCGACTGCGTGCTATCTGGCCGGTGCCGGTGCCGACGTGACGCTTCTCGAAAAGAACGGACAGCTGGGCGGTCGTGCGAGTCGACTGGAGGTCGACGGGTTCCGCTTCGATATGGGCCCCTCGTGGTATCTGATGCCCGACGTCTTCGAGCGATTCTTCGGCCACTTCGGCCGCGAACCCGCGGACTACTACGATCTCACGCGACTGGACCCCCACTACCGCATCTTCTTCAAAGACGGCGACCGCGTGGATATGGTCCCGGACCTCGAACAGAACCGGCGGACGTTCGAGTCCTACGAGCCCGGCGCGGCCGAGCGCTTCGACGACTACCTGGCGAAATCGAAGCAGAACTACGAGGTCGGGATGGAACACTTCGTCTACGAGGACCGCACCTCGATCTCCGATTTCCTCGACTGGAACGTCGCGAAGAACGCCCGCGGCCTCTCGCTGATCGGGTCGATGCAGAGCCACGTCGAGAAGTACTTCGAGCACCCGAAGCTCCAGCAGATAATGCAGTACACGCTGGTTTTCCTCGGCGGCGCGCCGACGAACACGCCCGCGCTCTACAACCTGATGAGTCACGTCGATTTCAATATGGGCGTCTACTACCCCGAGGGCGGCCTCGGGGGCGTCGTCGACGGCATCGCCGAACTCGGCGAGGAACTCGGCGTCGACTTCCGAACGGACGCGCCCGTCAGCGAGATCACGGGTCGCGAGGGGGCGTTCGCCACGCGCACTGCGGCCGGCGAGGAGTTCTACTCGGACTACGTCGTCAGCGACGCCGACTACCGACACACCGAGATGGAGTTGCTCCCGCCCGAGAAGCGCCAGTACGACGAGGACTACTGGGAGTCCAGGACCTACGCGCCCTCGGCGTTCCTCCTCTATCTCGGCGTCGAGGGCGACGTCGATCCGCTCGAACACCACACGCTCGTGCTCCCGACCGATTGGGACGAGCACTTCGAGCGGATCTTCGACGACCCGGCGTGGCCCGAGGACCCGGCGTACTACCTCTGCGTGCCCTCCGAGACCGACGACAGCGTCGCCCCCGAGGGTCACTCGAACCTCTTCGCGCTCGTGCCGATCGCGGCCGGTCTGGAGGACACCCCCGAACTGCGCGCGGAGTTCCGCGACCGCGTCCTCGACGACATCGAGGCGAACACGGGCGTCGAACTCAGGGACCGCATCGTCGTCGAGGAGTCCTTCTGCGTGAACGATTTCGCGGAGCGGTACAACAGCACGAAGGGAACGGCGTTGGGCCTCGCGCACACGCTCAGACAGACCGCGCTGTTCCGCCCGCCGCACCGATCCGAGGCGGTCGAGGGGCTGTACTTCACCGGGTCGTTCACGACGCCCGGGATCGGCGTTCCGATGTGTCTCATCAGCGGCCAACTCACCGTCGAAGCGATGGCCGAACGGGCCGAGTGA
- a CDS encoding SDR family NAD(P)-dependent oxidoreductase, producing the protein MDLTNATVLVTGASRGIGRALLEAFAAEGAAVVGCARSEAALSDAVENARAAHPGADERAENDGGDPAGRGETVTDGEGPVEGVRADVRTEADIERVVEVAAAIGERDGIDVLVANAGVKHGQSGEMPIHEEPYDRFDDTVETNLRGVFSAAKETVGRMPETGRILVPSGSIAVDAKAGMGAYAVSKAAAEALVRQLAVDAEQTAAVVDPGLVDTDLSDGDGRSPEEVAAMFVWAAAEADADAIDGERIDLRTWMRETR; encoded by the coding sequence ATGGACCTCACGAATGCGACGGTTCTGGTCACGGGTGCCAGCCGCGGTATCGGTCGGGCGCTCCTCGAAGCGTTCGCCGCGGAGGGCGCGGCGGTCGTCGGCTGTGCGCGATCCGAAGCGGCGCTTTCGGACGCCGTCGAGAACGCCCGGGCGGCACACCCCGGGGCTGACGAAAGAGCGGAGAACGACGGCGGAGACCCGGCCGGGAGAGGAGAGACAGTGACGGACGGAGAGGGACCCGTCGAGGGCGTCCGCGCCGACGTCCGGACCGAGGCCGACATCGAACGGGTCGTCGAGGTCGCCGCGGCGATCGGCGAGCGGGACGGGATCGACGTTCTCGTCGCAAACGCGGGCGTCAAACACGGCCAGTCGGGAGAGATGCCGATCCACGAGGAGCCGTACGACCGGTTCGACGACACCGTCGAGACGAACCTCCGCGGCGTGTTCAGCGCCGCGAAAGAGACCGTCGGACGGATGCCCGAGACGGGGCGGATTCTCGTGCCCTCGGGATCGATCGCGGTCGACGCCAAAGCGGGGATGGGAGCGTACGCCGTCTCCAAGGCCGCCGCCGAGGCGCTGGTCCGGCAACTCGCCGTCGACGCCGAACAGACCGCAGCGGTCGTCGATCCCGGTCTCGTCGACACCGATCTGAGCGACGGCGACGGCCGGAGCCCCGAGGAAGTCGCCGCGATGTTCGTCTGGGCGGCAGCGGAGGCCGACGCTGACGCGATCGACGGCGAACGGATCGACCTCCGGACCTGGATGCGGGAAACGCGGTAG
- a CDS encoding ZIP family metal transporter — MSGLSRVGVVATLVLAGLSALALVGETTGGRKLVGISWVAFFAMALAAPLGARTGERSAGALVWGYGLAAGAMVTSAAVFLVPQAIGQHPQWGGFGVAFGLLAGFASHSIGHRLSHMDLPMDRTVAELTAHAFSAGAIIGIIYGNMPELGLLLGLAIVSHKGPAGYAAARRLANAGRDPSVLLLPATGVGVAGIASSMIALPAAGPVRGLVFGFAAGVFLHVAMDFLPRCEIGSEIHDLLSVSGDAHALLDRLRLHAVASTSLGGLVVLLAWLLIA, encoded by the coding sequence ATTTCCGGGCTATCCCGGGTCGGCGTGGTCGCCACGCTCGTTCTCGCTGGGCTCTCGGCGCTCGCGCTCGTCGGGGAGACGACCGGCGGGAGGAAGCTCGTCGGCATCTCCTGGGTCGCCTTCTTCGCGATGGCGCTGGCCGCCCCGCTGGGCGCTCGGACGGGCGAGCGGAGCGCCGGCGCGCTGGTGTGGGGGTACGGTCTCGCCGCGGGCGCGATGGTGACGAGCGCCGCCGTCTTCCTGGTGCCGCAGGCCATCGGTCAACACCCGCAGTGGGGCGGGTTCGGCGTCGCATTCGGGCTGCTCGCCGGCTTCGCCTCGCACTCGATCGGCCACCGACTCTCGCATATGGATCTCCCGATGGATCGAACCGTCGCGGAGTTGACCGCGCACGCGTTCTCCGCGGGCGCGATTATCGGGATTATCTACGGCAATATGCCCGAACTCGGCCTGCTGCTGGGGCTGGCCATCGTCTCGCATAAGGGTCCCGCCGGCTACGCGGCCGCGCGACGCCTCGCGAACGCCGGCCGCGACCCCTCGGTACTTTTACTCCCGGCGACCGGCGTCGGCGTCGCCGGAATCGCCTCCTCGATGATCGCGCTCCCCGCCGCGGGTCCGGTCCGAGGGCTCGTCTTCGGCTTCGCCGCCGGCGTCTTCCTCCACGTCGCGATGGACTTCCTCCCCCGCTGTGAGATCGGGAGCGAGATCCACGACCTGCTCTCGGTCTCGGGCGACGCCCACGCGCTGCTCGACCGGCTTCGTCTCCACGCCGTCGCCTCGACCTCGCTCGGCGGCCTCGTCGTGCTGCTGGCGTGGCTGCTGATCGCGTGA
- a CDS encoding DoxX family protein produces MSSQEVRLTSTIAGFTADGKLHSLSVWFILALRLMIGVAFFQSGIDKVLSGSFSAAGYLQNAPPANGSPVAGLFVAMGETPWFVDFVNIAVPWGEVLIGLGVIFGALTRLAAFWGAFMMLLFYLGNWEISHGYINGDFAYMLVFLSVAAFGAGRILGLDAYIEQYEVGGEPLIQRYPWMRYLLG; encoded by the coding sequence ATGTCCTCTCAAGAAGTCAGACTCACGAGCACGATCGCCGGGTTCACGGCGGATGGAAAGCTACACTCCCTGAGCGTCTGGTTCATCCTCGCGCTCAGGCTGATGATCGGGGTAGCGTTCTTCCAGAGCGGCATCGACAAGGTGCTGTCGGGGAGCTTCAGCGCCGCGGGCTACCTGCAGAACGCGCCGCCGGCGAACGGCAGTCCGGTCGCCGGCCTGTTCGTTGCGATGGGGGAGACACCGTGGTTCGTTGACTTCGTCAACATCGCCGTTCCGTGGGGTGAGGTGCTGATCGGACTCGGCGTCATCTTCGGGGCGCTGACGCGACTCGCGGCGTTCTGGGGCGCGTTTATGATGCTCCTGTTCTACCTCGGGAACTGGGAGATTTCGCACGGGTACATCAACGGTGACTTCGCGTATATGCTCGTGTTCCTGTCCGTCGCGGCGTTCGGCGCGGGGCGGATCCTCGGCCTCGACGCCTACATCGAGCAGTACGAAGTCGGCGGCGAACCGCTCATCCAACGGTATCCGTGGATGCGGTACCTCCTCGGCTGA
- a CDS encoding phosphoribosylamine--glycine ligase has product MDAKRFLVVSADAALITDLAWQIHREGHDVKYYIEAESDREIGDGFVPKTDDWRAEVEWADVVVFDDIWVGDDVGTGAFARELREEGTAVVGGTPNTDRLEEDRGYAMDVLEAHGVDTIEHHVFGDFDAGIQHVREHPAPYVIKPLGEVQNVKRLLYVGTEDDGSDVVDVLRAYKKAWGHRMKGFQLQRKVEGVEIAICGFFDGDRFIDQVNFNFEHKKLFPGNIGPSTGEMGTSMFWGGRNKLFEETFGKLEDWLAGEGYVGSIDINCIVNETGIYPLEFTPRFGYPTIALQEESFESPTGRFFYDLAHGNDPELEVHNGFQIGVRVVLPPFPFDDEKTYDENSRNAAVVFGTDSHDGIHLEDTKRVDGQWRVAGESGMPLVVTGKGETMQNAREQAYERLDDIVIPNLYYRDDIGERWIGGDGDRLQAWGYLGPQS; this is encoded by the coding sequence ATGGACGCCAAGCGATTCCTCGTCGTCTCAGCCGACGCCGCGTTGATCACCGACCTCGCGTGGCAGATCCATCGTGAGGGACACGACGTGAAGTACTACATCGAAGCCGAGAGCGACAGAGAGATCGGCGACGGCTTCGTGCCGAAAACGGACGACTGGCGGGCCGAGGTCGAGTGGGCCGACGTCGTCGTCTTCGACGACATCTGGGTTGGCGACGACGTCGGTACCGGCGCGTTCGCACGGGAACTCCGCGAGGAAGGAACGGCCGTCGTCGGCGGGACGCCGAACACTGACCGGCTCGAAGAGGACCGCGGCTACGCGATGGACGTGCTCGAAGCGCACGGTGTCGACACGATCGAGCACCACGTCTTCGGGGACTTCGACGCCGGTATCCAACACGTCCGGGAGCATCCCGCACCGTACGTGATCAAACCGCTCGGGGAGGTCCAGAACGTCAAGCGACTGCTCTACGTCGGCACCGAGGACGACGGCAGCGACGTCGTCGACGTCCTTCGCGCCTACAAGAAGGCGTGGGGCCACCGGATGAAGGGGTTCCAGTTGCAGCGGAAGGTCGAGGGCGTGGAGATCGCCATCTGTGGGTTCTTCGACGGTGACCGGTTCATCGACCAAGTCAATTTCAATTTCGAGCACAAGAAGTTGTTCCCCGGAAATATCGGGCCATCGACTGGCGAGATGGGTACGTCGATGTTCTGGGGTGGCCGAAACAAACTGTTCGAGGAGACGTTCGGGAAACTCGAAGACTGGCTCGCCGGGGAGGGCTACGTCGGGAGTATCGACATCAACTGCATCGTCAACGAGACCGGCATCTACCCGTTAGAGTTCACCCCACGATTCGGCTATCCGACGATCGCGCTGCAAGAGGAGTCGTTCGAGTCCCCGACTGGCCGGTTCTTCTACGACCTCGCACACGGGAACGACCCCGAACTGGAGGTCCACAATGGATTTCAGATCGGAGTTCGCGTCGTGCTGCCGCCGTTCCCGTTCGACGACGAGAAGACCTACGACGAGAACTCCCGGAACGCGGCCGTCGTGTTCGGCACCGACAGCCACGACGGAATCCACTTGGAGGACACGAAACGGGTCGACGGACAGTGGCGCGTCGCCGGCGAGAGCGGGATGCCGCTCGTCGTGACAGGCAAAGGCGAGACGATGCAGAACGCCCGCGAACAGGCCTACGAGCGCCTCGACGACATCGTCATTCCGAACCTCTACTACCGCGACGACATCGGCGAACGCTGGATCGGCGGCGACGGCGACCGATTGCAGGCGTGGGGCTACCTCGGACCGCAGTCGTGA
- a CDS encoding DUF211 domain-containing protein, whose amino-acid sequence MTTLRRITLDVLKPHEPSMLTFTERVAEVESVDGVTASLIELDQEVQNIKITAEGAGLEYEAIESAIDGLGGTIHSVDQVAFGEHVVEERRTLQDG is encoded by the coding sequence ATGACAACGCTCCGACGAATCACGCTGGACGTGCTGAAGCCCCACGAGCCGTCGATGTTGACGTTCACGGAACGCGTCGCCGAGGTCGAAAGCGTCGACGGCGTCACGGCGTCGCTGATCGAACTCGACCAGGAGGTCCAGAACATCAAAATCACGGCCGAGGGGGCCGGCCTGGAGTACGAGGCCATCGAGTCCGCGATCGACGGTCTCGGCGGGACGATCCACTCCGTCGACCAGGTGGCCTTCGGCGAGCACGTCGTCGAGGAGCGACGAACGCTGCAGGACGGGTGA
- a CDS encoding VIT1/CCC1 transporter family protein — protein sequence MLSRIAVLRRLFEREDVRAISRRYFVSNGFDGTLTSIGVIVGAVLSGIPDGLTVVKIGLGAAVGLGTSAIWSVWEIERAETRAEILRIERAMLIDLDDTRVHRERRGARVVHATASGLGPLIGVVIPLVPFLFEGTVLSMAEAGVVGVALGIGVLAVFGAYMSTIAGQRWYVSALRMALAGLVVAVINLFLPG from the coding sequence GTGCTCTCGAGGATCGCGGTGCTCCGGCGCCTCTTCGAACGCGAGGACGTCCGCGCCATCTCCCGGCGCTACTTCGTCTCGAACGGGTTCGACGGGACGCTGACGAGCATCGGGGTCATCGTCGGCGCGGTGCTGTCGGGGATTCCGGACGGACTGACCGTGGTCAAGATCGGACTCGGGGCCGCCGTCGGGCTGGGGACCTCGGCGATCTGGAGCGTCTGGGAGATCGAACGCGCCGAGACGCGCGCGGAGATCCTCCGCATCGAGCGCGCGATGCTGATCGACCTCGACGACACGCGCGTCCACCGCGAACGGCGGGGTGCGCGGGTCGTTCACGCGACGGCCAGCGGCCTCGGGCCGCTCATCGGCGTGGTGATCCCGCTCGTTCCCTTCCTCTTCGAGGGAACGGTGCTCTCGATGGCCGAGGCGGGCGTGGTCGGCGTCGCGCTGGGCATCGGGGTCCTCGCGGTGTTCGGCGCGTATATGAGCACGATCGCCGGCCAGCGGTGGTACGTCTCGGCACTCCGGATGGCGCTCGCCGGACTCGTCGTCGCCGTGATCAATCTGTTCCTGCCGGGGTGA
- a CDS encoding cation-translocating P-type ATPase, with product MDWHSRSGEDACEAVETTPSGLTAAEAADRREKVGPNEITADHGRGPLRIFLAQFSSALIWVLIGAAVLSFAIGHLVDAVLIAIILLANGVFGFVQEYRAEQSLDALREMAAPEVRVRRDGEESTIAATELVPGDVVLLTGGDVVPADARLLEAQNLEVDEAALTGESVPVPKASDPVDEETPLAERASMVYKGTNVTRGHAAAVVVETGMETEMGEIATALVGADDPQTPLQRDLDRLARRLGIGVVALSAVIVPLLVFEGRGLVQATLTAVSLAVAAVPEGLPAVVTLTLALGVRRMADENALVRTLPAVEALGSVDVVCTDKTGTLTEGEMRVRSAWVYDEVLDVGGDAGNGSDAADSRDGVAADIDRGDETLGADGGGIDGDGGALDLEAGGDEGAASEDRLDLLLEIGAVCNDSTATEGDPTERALVAAAADHGFDVERLREERPRRDEAPFSSERKRMATIHDDVVFVKGAPTVVLDRSTRVLGPDGPTELDSETRDRIAAQVEEFAGDALRVLGFAYKERSDDGDPEENLVFVGLQGMLDPAREEVRSAIADTHRAGIDVKMITGDNALTASAIAEGIGIDSTVLTGQEVEALDEETLRERVDEVDVFARAEPTHKVRILQALQANGHTVAMTGDGVNDAPALKNADIGIAMGIRGTDVAKQASDIVLLDDNYATIRNAIQRGRTIFDNLWKFVAYLLSANAAEVAVVFIASLFGYLVLPAVQLLWINLLTDGLPALAVGADPGGDVMDRTPRERAAGIIDTEMLAFIGGAGLTATGLFLGLLWYTLDGAASVTPYAMTMVFTGFVVFEFVKLYVVRWMRGTPALTNPWLAAAVGTSLLLQVAVLYTPLNVYFGTVPLGLADWRLLGLVFLVGAPILLLVGWLLKRRRARSSAAPT from the coding sequence ATGGACTGGCACAGTCGATCCGGGGAAGATGCCTGCGAGGCGGTGGAGACGACGCCGTCGGGGCTGACCGCCGCGGAGGCCGCCGACCGTCGAGAGAAGGTGGGACCGAACGAGATCACGGCCGACCACGGCCGCGGTCCGCTTCGGATATTCCTCGCGCAGTTTTCGAGCGCGCTCATCTGGGTGTTGATCGGGGCCGCCGTCCTCTCGTTCGCCATCGGCCACCTCGTGGACGCCGTCCTCATCGCGATCATCCTGCTCGCGAACGGCGTCTTCGGGTTCGTCCAGGAGTATCGCGCCGAGCAGAGCCTCGACGCGCTCCGCGAGATGGCGGCCCCCGAGGTCCGCGTCCGACGCGACGGGGAGGAGTCCACCATCGCCGCGACCGAACTCGTTCCGGGCGACGTCGTGCTCCTGACGGGGGGCGACGTCGTCCCCGCCGACGCCCGCCTGCTGGAGGCGCAGAACCTCGAAGTCGACGAGGCGGCGCTGACGGGCGAGAGCGTCCCGGTCCCGAAGGCGTCCGATCCGGTCGACGAGGAGACGCCGCTCGCCGAGCGAGCGAGTATGGTGTACAAGGGAACGAACGTCACCCGGGGGCACGCCGCCGCCGTCGTCGTCGAGACCGGAATGGAGACCGAAATGGGCGAAATCGCGACGGCGCTCGTCGGAGCCGACGACCCGCAGACGCCGCTGCAACGCGATCTGGACCGCCTGGCGCGGCGGCTCGGGATCGGCGTCGTCGCCCTCTCGGCGGTGATCGTCCCGCTGCTCGTCTTCGAGGGGCGCGGCCTCGTGCAGGCGACGTTGACGGCCGTCTCGCTGGCCGTCGCGGCCGTTCCCGAGGGGCTCCCCGCGGTGGTTACGCTGACGCTGGCGCTCGGGGTTCGGCGGATGGCCGACGAGAACGCGCTCGTGCGGACGCTGCCGGCGGTCGAGGCGCTCGGCTCGGTCGACGTCGTCTGCACCGACAAGACGGGGACGCTGACCGAGGGTGAGATGCGCGTGCGATCCGCGTGGGTCTACGACGAGGTGCTCGACGTCGGCGGCGACGCGGGCAACGGGAGTGACGCTGCGGATTCGCGCGACGGTGTCGCCGCCGACATCGACCGCGGGGACGAAACGCTCGGCGCCGACGGTGGGGGTATCGACGGTGACGGCGGCGCGCTCGACCTCGAGGCCGGCGGCGACGAGGGCGCGGCGAGCGAGGACCGACTCGACCTCCTGCTCGAAATTGGGGCCGTCTGCAACGATTCGACCGCGACGGAGGGCGATCCGACCGAGCGTGCCCTCGTCGCGGCCGCGGCCGACCACGGCTTCGACGTCGAGCGGCTCCGCGAGGAACGTCCCCGTCGCGACGAGGCCCCGTTCTCCTCCGAGCGCAAGCGGATGGCGACGATCCACGACGACGTGGTCTTCGTCAAGGGCGCGCCGACGGTCGTCCTCGACCGATCGACGCGCGTGCTCGGCCCTGATGGACCGACCGAACTCGACTCGGAAACCCGAGACCGGATCGCCGCGCAGGTCGAGGAGTTCGCCGGCGACGCGCTTCGGGTGCTCGGGTTCGCGTACAAGGAGCGAAGCGACGACGGCGACCCCGAGGAGAACCTCGTGTTCGTCGGCCTGCAGGGGATGCTCGACCCGGCCCGCGAGGAGGTGCGATCGGCAATCGCGGACACCCATCGCGCGGGGATCGACGTCAAGATGATCACCGGCGACAACGCGCTCACGGCGAGCGCCATCGCCGAGGGGATCGGCATCGATTCGACCGTGCTGACCGGGCAGGAGGTCGAAGCGCTGGACGAGGAGACGCTCCGCGAGCGCGTCGACGAGGTCGACGTGTTCGCTCGGGCGGAGCCGACGCACAAGGTCCGGATCCTGCAGGCGCTCCAGGCGAACGGCCACACGGTCGCGATGACCGGCGACGGCGTCAACGACGCGCCCGCGCTGAAGAACGCCGACATCGGCATCGCGATGGGGATCCGCGGCACCGACGTGGCGAAGCAGGCCAGCGACATCGTGCTGCTCGACGACAACTACGCGACGATCCGCAACGCGATCCAGCGGGGGCGGACCATCTTCGACAACCTCTGGAAGTTCGTCGCGTACCTGCTGAGCGCCAACGCAGCGGAGGTCGCGGTGGTCTTTATCGCGTCGCTGTTCGGCTACCTCGTCCTCCCGGCGGTGCAGTTGCTCTGGATCAACCTCCTCACCGACGGGTTGCCGGCGCTGGCGGTCGGTGCCGATCCGGGCGGCGACGTGATGGACCGCACGCCCCGCGAGCGGGCGGCGGGGATCATCGACACCGAGATGCTCGCGTTCATCGGGGGGGCCGGCCTGACCGCGACGGGACTGTTCCTGGGCCTGTTGTGGTACACCCTCGACGGCGCGGCGTCGGTCACGCCCTACGCGATGACGATGGTGTTCACCGGGTTCGTCGTCTTCGAGTTCGTCAAACTGTACGTCGTCCGGTGGATGCGGGGCACGCCCGCCCTGACGAACCCCTGGCTGGCCGCGGCCGTCGGCACGTCGCTGCTGCTCCAAGTCGCCGTCCTCTACACGCCGCTGAACGTGTACTTCGGGACGGTCCCCCTCGGCCTCGCCGACTGGCGGCTACTGGGACTCGTGTTCCTCGTCGGCGCGCCGATCCTCCTGCTCGTCGGGTGGCTGCTCAAGCGACGTCGGGCGCGGAGCTCGGCGGCACCGACCTGA
- a CDS encoding universal stress protein yields MTTYVLATNHVDTSARLCDYLVDRISSSDEIHAVNSHRGGDETDSQDVRDGEEALTVVSSRLGGRATVETHQFVRGNAPYEDVLEQAEDADADEIVIGIRKRNPTAKVVFGSTAQRILLHSNRPIAVVPLVEVDRE; encoded by the coding sequence ATGACGACGTACGTACTCGCGACGAACCACGTCGACACGAGCGCGCGGCTCTGTGATTACCTCGTCGATCGGATCTCGTCGAGCGACGAGATCCACGCCGTCAACTCGCACCGCGGGGGCGACGAGACGGACAGCCAGGACGTCCGCGACGGCGAAGAGGCGCTGACGGTCGTCTCCTCGCGACTCGGCGGGCGGGCCACGGTCGAGACCCACCAGTTCGTCCGCGGCAACGCCCCCTACGAGGACGTCCTCGAACAGGCCGAGGACGCCGACGCCGACGAGATCGTGATAGGGATCCGCAAGCGAAACCCGACGGCGAAGGTGGTCTTCGGCAGCACCGCACAGCGGATTCTCCTCCACTCGAACCGGCCGATCGCGGTCGTGCCGCTGGTCGAAGTCGACCGCGAGTGA